Genomic window (Gemmatimonadota bacterium):
GAGTTCGAGCGGCTCACGAGCGTCCATTCCTATCGCGGCGACTCGATCGCCGTGTTCGACTACTGGGCTCGTCGCCTCACCGTGCTCGACTCCGCGGGCACCGTGTCGCGGACGGCCTCTGTGGAGGTCGATGGGGGGGCGCTCAGGGACATCCATCCGCTTCCGGATGGCCGCTTCCTGCTCGAGACCGCAGCGATCGCGGCCATGACAGGTGCGAAGGGCCGGATGCGCATTCCCGCTCCTGTGCTGCTGCTCTCCGCGGACGGGGCGGAGGAGGACACCCTGGCAGTGCTCCGGGGCTTTGACACCTATGTCTTCGAGGGCGGCGACGCCCGCCCCCCGCTCCCCCAACAACTGTTCATCGCCACGCGGGGTGGGGCGGTCTACTTCGGAGAGGGTGAGGAGTTCGAGTTCCGCACCTTGGATCTGCGAGGCGCGCTGCGGGCCATTGGGAGACTTCCCGGCTACCGGCTCGCAGTCCCGCAGGTGGAGAGGGACTCGATCCGGGATGCGATGCTGCAGCAGGAGCTTCCAGCCCGGTTGAGACCGATCATGGAGGCGATGGCCGAGGCCGTGCCCGACCGGCATGCGGCGTACTCGGGTCTGACCGTGGACCCGACCGGCCACGTCTGGGTCCAGGAGTACACGCCTACGGTCGGGCTGTCGGAGTCCCCGAGGCGGTGGCTGGTCTTCGACCCCGACGGGGTCTGGCTGGGGACCGTCGTGGGCCCACCGAACTTCGACCTCTACGAGGTCGGGACGGACTACCTGCTGGGCCGCGCCCGCGATGCGTTGGAGGTGGAGACCGTGCAGGTGCTGCGCCTGGAGCGGTAGCCGGTCCGCAGGAGAAGGAGCGCCGCGTGAGACGTGCAGCATGCGACCGCGCGCCGGTAGGGCGCTGGACGTAGAGCGCAGGACGAACTCCGTGGGGAGAGTGGCGATGAGCAGACTCGGGCGTAGACCGTTGTTGTGGACCGCAGGCCTCGCGCTCATCCTCCTTCCCGCGTGCAGCCCCTCCGTCGAGGCACCCGCCCCTCCGGGAACGGAAG
Coding sequences:
- a CDS encoding 6-bladed beta-propeller, producing the protein MATTLSCEANGSGHSPTRWDSAGVQITESAQAVWAPGDEWRVAQTPLVDLAATGSGGQSEFFRVRDAARLSDGRLVVANAGTNEVRLYGTDGGFLTSIGRTGQGPGEFERLTSVHSYRGDSIAVFDYWARRLTVLDSAGTVSRTASVEVDGGALRDIHPLPDGRFLLETAAIAAMTGAKGRMRIPAPVLLLSADGAEEDTLAVLRGFDTYVFEGGDARPPLPQQLFIATRGGAVYFGEGEEFEFRTLDLRGALRAIGRLPGYRLAVPQVERDSIRDAMLQQELPARLRPIMEAMAEAVPDRHAAYSGLTVDPTGHVWVQEYTPTVGLSESPRRWLVFDPDGVWLGTVVGPPNFDLYEVGTDYLLGRARDALEVETVQVLRLER